The following DNA comes from Entelurus aequoreus isolate RoL-2023_Sb linkage group LG19, RoL_Eaeq_v1.1, whole genome shotgun sequence.
TGACGTACGGTAACAgtaccatgctagcatttttaacaatGCTTTCAGGTAAACATGGcagagtgatatattttgatGCCACACTttgtattttagcatgctaacattagcattcaagCTTTTTGGataagtgtcatatattttggcatTTCACGAATGCTAACCGTaagcatgctactgttagcattagcatgttagcttttgaaGCTCACTTTGCTCATGCATTTTGTTATTTGCcgctacagtaggaaggggattcatgtggccccattcgtcgcggtttacctgacacatgaaacgtgacagatTGGGGGCGGGTGCACTATCCaccttagccgccagatggcagtagtgtgtaaaatgtcttaaaatgtgttttgtggcaattccaactttgctacgtagagtggtgctttctgtcattttcagcagactgcattgcaaaatgattaacccccctccctccccccaccTTCCTCTTAGACAAAATCCCCCCAGTAATGGGGTCGTATGCAGCCTTACCGACTGTATCTGACCAGGGTGCTAACTTGTTAGCATTTCAGCTCAGCTCTGGCTAGTCAGCATTCAAATGGCATTTTCTAGATCTTTGACAAAAACCTACAGTTGGTTCTGGTTTGGACCGTGAAAACAACCAAAATGTTCCCCGCGTCCTTTGATGTGTCAGTCTGTGGCACCCCCGGGTTAGGGTCTAGGTTCAAAGTTCAACTTATTTTAGTTCTCTTTGACAAGGACTCGATTGCTCTGGTTGTACTTCCAGCCCTGCCGATCAGGTTCCGTCAGAACTTGCCGAGCGCCACCTGGCCTTCACCGGGACCGGCGGTCCAGAAGGGTGCAGCAAAGTGGTAAGATCTCCGTCTTTTATGTCAGCGTTCCCTCTTTTTGCCGCCTCCTCCTGCCGTGCCGATCGGGTTCCGTCAGAACTTGCCGAGCGCCCCCGGTGAAGCGAGCGCCCCCGGCCTTCACCGGGACCGCTGGTCCAGAAGGGTGTGGCAAAGTGGGAAGATCTCTTATGTTTTATCTCTGTGCTTATCGGTATGGGTACCTTCCCTCAATTAGGCACCCTGTTGCCGCCTCCTCCTGCCGTGCCGCTTGAGTTCTGTCAGAACTTGCCGAGCGCCCCCGCCTTCACCCAGACCGCCGACAACAGGTCAGCCGGTCCAGAAGGTTGCGGCAATGCGGGAAGATCTCCGTGTTTTATCTCGGAGTTGATCGGCATGGGAACTTTCCCTCTATCCGGCGCCCCGTGGCCGACTCCTCCTGCCGTGCCGCTTGAGTTCTGTCAGAACTTGCCGAGCGACCCCGGCCTTCACCGGGACCGCCGGTCCAGAAGGGTGTGGCGAAGTGGGAAGATCTCTATGTTTTATCTCGGCGTTGATCGGCATGGGAACTTTCCCTCTATCGGGCGCCCCGTGGCCGCCTCGTCCTGCCGTGCCGATCAGGTTTCGTCAGAACTTGCCGAACGCCCCCGCCTTCCCCAGGACCGCCGACAGCAGGTCAGCTGGTCCAGAAGGGTGTGGCAAGGCGGTGGCGGAAGGATTTCCATGTTTTATGTCAGCGTTAATCGGCATGGGTACCTTCCCTCTATCCGGCGCCCCGGGGCCGCCTCCCGCCATGCTGCTCTTGCTGTTCTCGGCGGTGGGCATGGCGGCGCCCAGGTGTGGGTGGCCCGCCGCCGGTGTCCCCGTGGGCTCCATGCCGCCCTGACAGCAGCACAGCAGGCGGAAAAAGGCGGCCCTCATCTCCCGGCTGGAGAGCGTGTAGATGAGAGGGTTGAGGGCGGAATTGAGCACCGCCAGGGCGATGAACCAGTCCACCTGGTAGAGGACGGGGCACCTGGCGGGGCTGCAGCCCACGTCCAGCAGCAGCAGGAGGAAGAGCGGCGCCCAGCACGCCAGGAAGACGCCCAGGACGATCACCACGGTCCTCAGCAGAGCCAGGGAGCACTCGGAGGGTCGGCTGCTGACCCGGCGTCCGCTGGAGGTGACCAGGCGGTAGATCCTGATGTAGAGGATAACGATGGCGACCAGCAGGGCGCTGAAGACGCTGATGCAGAAGGCCACGTAGCTCTTGGCGTAGAGCGGCAGCACCGTGGAGCAGGAGCCCAGGCGCTCCAAGCAGTTCCACCCCAGGCTGGGCAGGGCGCCCAGGAGCACCGAGACCAACCAGCACGCCGCCAGCAGGCCCAGGAGCCTCCCCCGGCTCGCCGTCTCGCACGGGCGCAGCCGCACCATGGTCATGTGCCTCTCGATGCCGATGGCCAGCAGGCTGAAGGTGGAGGCGTTGAGCGCCACGAACATGCTGCCCTCCCGCACCAGCCACTGCGCCGGCGTCAGGAAGAAGGTGTTCCTCCCCGACGTGAAGATGTTGACCACGTACGCCACGCCGGCCAGCAGGTCGGACAGCGCCAGGTTGCCGATGAGGAAGTACATGCGGCTGTGGAAGCGCTTGTTGCGCCACAGCGCTAGCAGCACCGTCACGTTCTCCAGCACGATGAGCACGCAGATGAGGAGCAGCACCGCCGTCTTgcagccgccgccgccgccaccacCACGACGCTCCCACTTGCCCGAGTGGTTGTAGTGGCTGACGATGACCACGTTCATGCCCTCCTCCAGCAGGTTGCCCATGGCGCCGTCTCTCGCTCACACAGCAGGGGGCGCCGCCGCACCGCGCTCGGCAGGATCTGGCATCCTGCACAGGCTCTGCTGAGCAAACATGAGATATAATCATctcaagaaatacaaataatgcagCACTTTTAACACTAACTATTACTCATCATcattaatctcgttatatgcaaatataatgacaataaagtctattctattctatcatcACACATGCACATAACAAAAAATGAGCCTTTTTAATGAGAATGTATGAGAAATAACTATAATTCATGtggaacagattaaaaaaacacattttaaagcgTCAAGAGGCTCCTAATGTACTCAAGTTTCATtagcaaaaaaataaacacaactttTATGAGCGTTTTATCAAAAATCAAAGAAAAACAACTCACCAGATGTGATGATGTTATTCCCCCATGCAGCTCTTGACGTGATCTACCTCCTCTGTGAGCCGTGTTCCTCCCCTGAACGTGTTCATGTAAGAATATTAATCCTGCAGCAAAGTTGGAGCTGTGATCTTCCACAAGTGTTGTCGCTCTGTGAGCGGAACGTGGAACTCTGCACTGCTCCCACTCTGGTGGGCGGGGCTTCCTCCAGTCCCACTCTGGTGGGCGGGGCTTCCTCCAGTCCAGCCTCCTGTGGGAGGATGCTCTTCTCACTCcaaactgagggccacacactgactaatcaaagcatgcaggggccattttgatcattttcattttcagaactaataaaatatatatagattttttttcaaccTTCAGGTTTTACCTCAACTTTGGTCCCCAGGACTCAGAAGTCACAAAAATGTTAAAGataagtcatattatttttatg
Coding sequences within:
- the s1pr3a gene encoding sphingosine 1-phosphate receptor 3a produces the protein MGNLLEEGMNVVIVSHYNHSGKWERRGGGGGGGCKTAVLLLICVLIVLENVTVLLALWRNKRFHSRMYFLIGNLALSDLLAGVAYVVNIFTSGRNTFFLTPAQWLVREGSMFVALNASTFSLLAIGIERHMTMVRLRPCETASRGRLLGLLAACWLVSVLLGALPSLGWNCLERLGSCSTVLPLYAKSYVAFCISVFSALLVAIVILYIRIYRLVTSSGRRVSSRPSECSLALLRTVVIVLGVFLACWAPLFLLLLLDVGCSPARCPVLYQVDWFIALAVLNSALNPLIYTLSSREMRAAFFRLLCCCQGGMEPTGTPAAGHPHLGAAMPTAENSKSSMAGGGPGAPDRGKVPMPINADIKHGNPSATALPHPSGPADLLSAVLGKAGAFGKF